The proteins below are encoded in one region of Arthrobacter sp. CJ23:
- a CDS encoding helix-turn-helix transcriptional regulator, producing the protein MVVDQLSEAEADRLFQAFADATRRDIVRRVTVGEYSVSGLAALYAMSFAAVQKHVAVLERASLVTKEKRGREQIVRGNHDGLQEARRLLDQFEMIWRQRADRIAEILAED; encoded by the coding sequence ATGGTTGTAGATCAGCTCAGTGAGGCGGAAGCCGACCGCCTCTTCCAGGCCTTCGCCGACGCCACCCGCCGGGACATCGTGCGCCGGGTGACGGTGGGCGAGTATTCGGTATCCGGTCTCGCTGCGCTCTACGCCATGAGTTTCGCCGCCGTCCAGAAGCATGTGGCGGTGCTGGAACGGGCTTCCCTGGTCACCAAGGAGAAGCGCGGAAGGGAGCAGATCGTGCGGGGGAACCATGATGGACTGCAAGAGGCCCGGCGTCTGTTGGATCAATTCGAAATGATCTGGCGGCAACGTGCCGACCGGATCGCGGAAATTCTCGCTGAAGATTAG